In Paenibacillus dendritiformis, the DNA window GCACGAATTGATCGTTCAGCCATTTTTCGGCCCCGGCCGCCACGCCTTTCAGCTCCGCATCGACGGTCTCTCCCAGCCATTCGAATTCGCGAATGCCCTCATAATAGGGAGGCAAATAGGAGCAATAGTTACGCTCCATGGAGCTTCACCTCCCGCAGCACAGGCACTTCCTCCTCGGCGAGCTCCAGATTGGCCGCGGCTCCGTTCAGCGTCGTGCCGCTCACATCCGCCACCCCCGGCACGGTGAGTATGCGGGCTTCCATCTGGCTGATGCGGACGATCAGCTTCTCCTCGTCCTTCCACGACTCCCGCAGCAGATGCATATATTGCTGCAGCACCTGCTCGACGGCGCCCTGCACCTGGCCAAGCGTCATTCCCTTGTCGAGCTGCAGCGTCGTCTCGACCTGCAACTCCACGGGACGTACCGCCGCAATCGTCACCTGATGCCCGATGGGAGCGAAGCCTCCGCCCATGCCGGCCGCCGCCTTGGGATCTGTCTGCTCCTGAACCTCGGCAATCAGTTCCGCAGACGGAACTTGATAATCCGACGAGATGAGCGTACACTTCACCGTCCCGCCCCCTTGCCAGGCCGGAAACACCTTCACTCCGCCTACGCCCGGCATGACGGTCAGCTTCGTCCGATAGTCGGACACATTGCCCCCGAACGGCTGCTCGTTAATCGCTTCAAGATAGCGAGCTCGCAGCGCGTCATCGGATTCCGTGTCCTCCCCGGGAACGAGAATGTCCCCCAGTTCCGCCCGCGCCAACCCGGCGATATAGTCGATCGGCGTCAGTTCCCCATAGAGCCGGTTGCCGTCCGCTCCCTCCGTCTCGCAGGTCAGCTCGCTTTCCCCAGGGGTCAGCGATGCCGTTACCCGCCATGTCAGATCTTCGATCGCAAAACGGCTGCCGATCGGCACGCTCTTCGGCGATCCGTCCGCAGCGTAAAATCTCCCGCGGCGCTTAGCGGCGACTGCGGGCAGCCGCCGCACGCCGAACTCGGCCGTGCGGCGCTCCAGATAAGCGCCTGTGGCCGTATCGGCATAGGATAGCTCGCGGTTCAGACTCATCTCTTGATACCACTGCGCCAATTCGGCCGCGACCGGCGCGAGCGCATCGTAGATGA includes these proteins:
- a CDS encoding baseplate J/gp47 family protein; translated protein: MDNGIGGQERIQETPRYEDILARMLERVPNAVDKREGSIIYDALAPVAAELAQWYQEMSLNRELSYADTATGAYLERRTAEFGVRRLPAVAAKRRGRFYAADGSPKSVPIGSRFAIEDLTWRVTASLTPGESELTCETEGADGNRLYGELTPIDYIAGLARAELGDILVPGEDTESDDALRARYLEAINEQPFGGNVSDYRTKLTVMPGVGGVKVFPAWQGGGTVKCTLISSDYQVPSAELIAEVQEQTDPKAAAGMGGGFAPIGHQVTIAAVRPVELQVETTLQLDKGMTLGQVQGAVEQVLQQYMHLLRESWKDEEKLIVRISQMEARILTVPGVADVSGTTLNGAAANLELAEEEVPVLREVKLHGA